A genome region from Hevea brasiliensis isolate MT/VB/25A 57/8 chromosome 7, ASM3005281v1, whole genome shotgun sequence includes the following:
- the LOC110658828 gene encoding rhamnogalacturonate lyase B isoform X3 translates to MENEDQVEVSFSKRWSPSMDAVPLNVDKRYIIRRGSSGFYLYTILERLEGWPDVDMDQIRVVFKLHKEKFHFMALSDDRQRVMPMPEDRLTGLPLAYPEAVLLTNPINPELRGEVDDKYQYSCEVRDNRVHGWISDDPPVGFWMITPSNEFRVGGPTKQDLTSHVGPTVLNMFTSTHYAGEDLNTEYRNGEPWKKVLGPAYVYLNSISPSEDPEALWEDAKEQMSTEVRSWPYNFPQSEDFPSSHQRGNVLGQLIVRDRYINERLMHASFAYVGLAAPGDVGSWQMEAKGYQFWTQADRKGIFSINNVRAGNYSLYAWVPGIIGDYKYNVNIIIEPRSKIKLGVLVYDPPRNGPTLWEIGIPDRTASEFYVPDTYPTLMNKLYTNHPTDKFRQYGLWERYADMYPKNDLIYNVGVNTYVQDWFFAHVTREMGNKTYEATTWQIIFELESVSQSGNYTIQVALASAHMSELQVRVNTARGDPHLFTTGLIGKDNAIARHGIHGLYWLYSIQVPSSQLLQGNNIIYLTQSRSNSPFQGIMYDYIRLEAPRET, encoded by the exons ATGGAAAATGAAGACCAAGTAGAGGTTTCATTCTCCAAAAGATGGAGCCCTTCCATGGACGCAGTTCCCTTGAATGTTGACAAAAG GTATATAATTCGACGTGGAAGCTCTGGATTTTATCTGTATACCATATTGGAACGCTTGGAAGGATGGCCTGATGTTGATATGGATCAAATTAGAGTGGTTTTCAAGCTTCACAAAGAAAA GTTTCACTTCATGGCATTGTCTGATGATAGGCAAAGGGTAATGCCAATGCCTGAAGATCGCCTTACTGGCCTCCCTCTGGCCTATCCTGAAGCTGTTCTCTTAACCAATCCAATCAACCCAGAACTTAGAGGAGAG GTAGATGATAAATATCAATACTCTTGTGAGGTCAGAGACAACAGGGTGCATGGTTGGATATCAGACGACCCACCAGTAGGATTTTGGATGATCACACCCAGTAATGAATTTCGCGTTGGTGGGCCCACCAAGCAAGATCTGACCTCTCATGTGGGGCCTACTGTCCTCAAT ATGTTTACTAGTACTCATTATGCTGGGGAGGACTTAAATACAGAGTATCGAAATGGAGAGCCATGGAAGAAAGTTCTTGGCCCTGCCTATGTCTATCTTAATTCCATTTCGCCCTCTGAAGATCCGGAAGCTCTTTGGGAAGATGCTAAAGAACAG ATGTCAACTGAAGTTAGAAGCTGGCCATACAATTTTCCTCAATCTGAAGATTTCCCCTCTTCTCATCAACGGGGAAATGTTTTAGGTCAATTAATAGTTCGTGACAGATACATCAATGAAAGGTTAATGCATGCAAGTTTTGCTTATGTGGGATTGGCAGCACCAGGAGATGTGGGCTCATGGCAAATGGAAGCAAAG GGTTATCAATTTTGGACTCAAGCTGACAGGAAAGGAATCTTCTCAATAAATAATGTGAGAGCTGGGAATTATAGTTTGTATGCATGGGTTCCTGGTATCATTGGAGATTACAAATATAATGTTAATATCATCATTGAACCAA GGTCTAAGATCAAATTGGGTGTCCTTGTATATGATCCTCCAAGAAATGGTCCAACTCTTTGGGAAATAGGCATTCCTGATCGTACTGCTTCTGAGTTCTATGTACCAGACACATACCCAACACTCATGAACAAATTGTACACCAATCACCCAACAGACAA ATTTAGGCAATACGGATTATGGGAAAGATATGCTGATATGTATCCTAAGAACGATCTCATATATAATGTTGGTGTTAATACTTATGTTCAAGATTGGTTCTTTGCCCATGTTACGAG AGAGATGGGAAATAAGACATACGAGGCAACCACATGGCAGATCATATTTGAACTAGAAAGTGTAAGCCAAAGTGGAAATTATACAATCCAAGTAGCCTTGGCATCAGCTCATATGTCTGAACTCCAG GTGCGGGTGAACACTGCAAGAGGCGATCCACATCTTTTCACAACAGGACTAATTGGCAAGGATAACGCCATTGCAAGACATGGAATTCATGGGTTATATTGGTTGTATAGTATTCAAGTACCATCTTCGCAACTTCtccaaggaaataatataatttatctaACTCAGTCGAGAAGTAATAGCCCCTTTCAGGGCATTATGTATGATTACATTCGTTTAGAGGCACCGAGAGAAACTTGA
- the LOC110658829 gene encoding probable mannitol dehydrogenase, with product MGSSDKQHLQPQESFGWAARDSSGVLSPFKFSRRATGDKDVKIKVLYCGICHSDLHSIKNDWGISIYPLLPGHEIVGIATEVGSNVEKFKVGDKVGVGCMVGSCGSCDDCTNNLENYCPKIIPTYNGIDDDGAITYGGYSEFIIVDQHFVIRYPESLPLDAGAPLLCAGITVYSPLKYYGLDKPGMKLGVVGLGGLGHMAVKFAKAMGLKVTVISTSPNKKKEATQHLGADSFLLSNDKNEMKAAMGTLDGVIDTVSVFHAVLPIIGLLKSHGKLVLLGLPDKPLELPVFPLLLGRKTVAGSVIGGIKETQEMINLAAKHNITADVEVIPIDYVNKAMERLARADVKYRFVIDIANTLAAGV from the exons ATGGGGTCTTCAGATAAACAACATCTTCAGCCTCAGGAGTCCTTTGGATGGGCAGCTAGAGACTCATCTGGAGTTCTCTCTCCTTTCAAATTCTCAAGAAG GGCAACAGGAGACAAAGATGTAAAGATTAAAGTTCTGTACTGCGGCATCTGCCATAGTGACCTGCATAGTATCAAGAACGATTGGGGAATATCCATCTACCCTCTCTTGCCTGG TCATGAGATTGTGGGCATAGCAACAGAGGTGGGATCCAATGTCGAGAAATTCAAAGTAGGAGATAAAGTAGGGGTGGGGTGCATGGTTGGATCTTGCGGCTCTTGCGATGACTGCACAAACAATCTTGAGAATTACTGCCCAAAAATCATACCAACTTACAATGGTATAGACGACGATGGAGCCATTACTTACGGAGGATACTCAGAATTTATCATCGTCGACCAACACTTTGTCATCAGATACCCTGAAAGCTTGCCTCTTGATGCTGGTGCACCCCTTCTGTGTGCTGGTATTACAGTTTATAGCCCCTTAAAATACTACGGCCTTGATAAACCTGGTATGAAGTTAGGCGTGGTTGGACTTGGTGGCCTTGGCCATATGGCAGTCAAATTTGCTAAAGCTATGGGGCTCAAAGTGACTGTGATTAGTACATCACCAAATAAAAAGAAGGAGGCTACTCAACATCTTGGTGCTGACTCGTTTTTGCTTAGCAATGATAAGAATGAAATGAAG GCTGCAATGGGCACATTGGATGGTGTTATTGACACAGTCTCAGTATTTCATGCTGTGTTGCCTATAATTGGTTTATTGAAATCCCATGGGAAACTTGTTCTTTTGGGCTTGCCTGACAAGCCTCTCGAGCTGCCAGTTTTCCCTTTGCTCCTAG GGAGGAAGACGGTGGCTGGTAGTGTTATAGGAGGAATAAAGGAGACGCAAGAGATGATTAATTTAGCTGCAAAGCACAACATAACTGCAGATGTAGAAGTTATCCCAATTGACTATGTGAACAAAGCAATGGAGCGACTTGCCCGTGCCGATGTTAAATATCGATTTGTCATTGATATTGCAAACACCTTAGCTGCTGGTGTATGA